In one window of Tripterygium wilfordii isolate XIE 37 chromosome 1, ASM1340144v1, whole genome shotgun sequence DNA:
- the LOC119995827 gene encoding uncharacterized protein LOC119995827 produces MDPETGDRPSQTELWRMTHQRSNGTWADEKSKNAHEEMMNLLSQPQPSQSGEGLVDLTLKEAFVRVIGERSGHARGLGCGPRGATTSKNHSQEQIEQMLKERNEFAQRITHLEETFDARVQAAVEMVKSRVNATVKAAIQAALAKFKDSSD; encoded by the exons ATGGATCCTGAGACAGGTGATAGGCCTAGTCAAACTGAGCTATGGAGGATGACTCACCAACGGTCAAATGGAACATGGGCTGATGAAAAATCCAAGAATGCCCAT GAGGAGATGATGAATCTTCTAAGCCAGCCACAACCCTCACAATCAGGTGAAGGTTTGGTAGATCTAACTTTAAAAGAAGCTTTTGTACGTGTCATTGGTGAGAGATCAGGACATGCAAGGGGACTTGGATGTGGTCCTAGGGGTGCTACAACTAGCAAAAACCATTCGCAAGAGCAGATAGAACAAATGTTGAAAGAACGTAATGAATTTGCACAAAGGATCACACACTTGGAAGAGACTTTTGATGCCCGCGTTCAAGCTGCAGTGGAGATGGTTAAATCTCGTGTTAACGCGACAGTTAAGGCCGCAATTCAAGCCGCTTTAGCAAAATTTAAG GATAGTTCCGACTAA